A portion of the Cryptomeria japonica chromosome 5, Sugi_1.0, whole genome shotgun sequence genome contains these proteins:
- the LOC131875625 gene encoding uncharacterized protein LOC131875625: protein MEGLLPYIYKAIVQHREIGGQENGLPLASPGESQRILLDSAYMRLPGDSGRFSCELMAEAILSSHNTKSNIPGSQISKKISSGNTHVRFPPSPVVLPQQLKGM from the coding sequence ATGGAAGGATTACTGCCTTATATTTACAAAGCCATTGTTCAGCACAGGGAAATTGGTGGGCAGGAAAATGGCCTTCCATTGGCTTCTCCAGGCGAATCACAGAGGATTTTATTGGATTCTGCATACATGAGACTTCCAGGTGATTCGGGAAGGTTTTCTTGTGAGTTAATGGCGGAGGCCATTCTCTCTTCCCACAACACCAAAAGTAATATACCCGGCAGTCAGATCTCCAAGAAAATTTCTTCGGGGAATACCCATGTTCGATTCCCTCCCTCACCTGTGGTTCTCCCACAGCAACTGAAGGGAATGTGA